The sequence AGAATACTGTAATTCACTGTAATTTAACTAGCCAAGTTTACTTAGCTAGAATACTGTAATTTGCTGTAATTTAACTAGCCAAGTTTACTTAGCTAgaatactgtaatttactgtaatttaactaGCCAAGTTAACTAGCCAAGTTTACTTAGCTAgaatactgtaatttactgtaatttaactaCCCAAGTTTACTTAGCTAgaatactgtaatttactgtaatttaactaCCCAAGTTTACTTAGCTAgaatactgtaatttactgtaatttaactaGCCAAGTTTACTTAGCTAGAATACTgtcatttactgtaatttaactaGCCAAGTTTACTTAGCTAGAATACTGTAATTTACTATAATTTAACTAGCCAAGTTTACTTAGCTAgaatactgtaatttactgttatttaactAGCCAAGTTTACTTAGCTAgaatactgtaatttactgtaaattaacttCTTATAATAAGAACGCTTTAATAACAGCAGTGTGTTTTAATGAGCCAAGGGACTCCaattgtttaatgcacccaagtaaagcagaattaccataaaaacatgacaacattaaaaaaaaatgtgggtccACGCATATGCACTGGTGGTAAAAAGCACATATCGAAGAGTAGcacaatttgacagaacaccggctgtACCAATTACATGAAAAACAGTGTTTGCTGGTTTTGCAAGTCTGGCCTGTGCAGTTAAGATTTAATTAAAGGTGTTTAAGTTTTTAGTGGCAGTAAAGAACTGTAGGACCTTCTTTTGTTGATTATCAAGCAACAAAATTTAAccaatactgtttttatttatagtgGAGAAGAAACATTTTATGAGGAGAAACGTCACACTGGCTGTGAAAGCAAGATGTAGTGGAACCAGGATTCACTGAGTGGAGTTGGGATGGAAATCTCTGTATCAGTCATCCTAACTGAAGAAGTCCCTGGTAAACTGATAACTACATACaaggtaaaatatatatttttcaaatatcTGTTTCAGATTTTAAATAAAAGGTAGCTAGCTTCATTTAGCATTTCTGTTAGCTTAACATTTTAGGTTTTATGGCCCTAATAGTCTAGGTCTAATAGCCCTGGTCCAACACTGATTGTAGTATTAGTGATTGTAAAAGTGTTGTTTGCAGAATGTTAGGTTATGTTGCTTATCCTACAATGtaaaaacattaatgttttattaaaagatAAAAGCATAGCTGCTTTAATAATCTTACCAGAATCTTATCATAATTGATCTCTCCTGAATTAGCTGAGACAATTATTACCCAAGGCCATGTATGCAATTCATATTCATAGAAATATTTGAATTTGagcagttaatataaataatgaacAATCACAAAACTGAATTTTAGTCCACAAAACTGAATTTATACATTAACAGGAAACGTCTTTTAAGTAGTGCTTGAGCACCACATTCAACAAAACATTGATAAACGTACAATATAAACTATAACAGTATACCTGAAATCTGACCTTCAGTCATTATATGAATGTATAAAAATACAGTCTTGACTCTGAATACCATGAATAACTTACAGTTTAAAACATGCATAAACATGTACTGTATAATCTAGTGTAAACATACTGTGGAtgagaaaacaacagaaaaaaatgcCCCCTCTAATTTTGTTCACTTGTTTTAGTGAATCTTGCTGAGCTGAAGgacaacatacacatacacacttacacacttctacacaccaCAGACACAACAGCTGCACTCTGCCTCAAGAACCTCAGTTCACCCTCTTTATTCTAACAGATGGAACTTCAAGGATTTCTTCTATCTATCTTTACCACTTTTGAAGTTCACATGTGTTTCCCACAATGGAGGATTGAAATGTATTCTGTTATcaccactgtgaacaattctgtTGGATATATCCTTAAAAAGGGTTCATTAAGAGTTCTTTAGGAAAGCTATAGAACAATTTGAATTGatctttgtctggttaaatgtttttttttatataaaatgccaTGAGGATCATTACAGACTCGGGATGTCACAATAACCTATAATTCAGTACCACGTTTTACCACATTCCTACTCCAGATATTGTCTGCCTGTAAGTAGTGTCTTGTCATATATACCAGTTGAAAACTAGAATTTTTCAGAGTTGCATATCAGTgaaaaacacaaatttaacagCAACTGCAGTCTATTTCTTAGCCTGTAAAAAACAGATAAGTACTACTAATACTTATTACTGCATAATATTACTCACACAATGATCATGCTGTACTCTCTgttagtttgttttgtttgcgataattgaaattgaattgaaaaGTTCATGTTGTTTCTGACCAAAACTACTTAAACAAAAATCAACTTGTAACAAATGAGCTCCAGAGTCGTAAGTACAAACTTCTAAGGTGGACAGCAATTGTTCTCTACTGCcactttagataaaaaaaattttaaaagtggTTCTAAATAGCAGTGGCTCTTAATCCAGTCAATATAACCATTTCCACAAAGCACTTCATATCCACTCGGATTGAATCTTAAACATTAAATTACAATGCATTTAACATTCAAAAAACAATGGTGAACCTCTTGAACTGGCCTGGCCTTTCACGCCCATCCTGTGCACGTTCATCATTGAATTTTATTCAGTATACTGCAGAAACGCACTTAGCTGGCCTCCAGGGCTAGCTCCCATTGTCTCTTTAGGTTCATGTCAGTTCTGTTCACAATAAGTAAATATTTTGTTGAAGTATCGGACATCTATATTGTAGCTTTCTTCTTTTGAGCTTAGTAATGGCTTCAGTCTTGGAAATGTTTTTAgaattgatgttttaaaaaaagctgGCGCGACTTAGAGTGCAAGGCCAATTCCTCCCTCAAACCTCAAATGTCACCCGTCAGTTATTGTCAAGGCAGCAGTCCCTGAGAGTACACCACAAACACTACAGAATTACCAAATAAATCACTCAGATCCAGAATAAGATGAGCCTAGGAAACATATAAGCCTAGCACGGCTTAAAGCAGTAAGTTAAGGTTTAACAGTTGTTCTCATCACAAATCAAACCCATACTAACTCCCTCTTGCTCACTTTCCCCCTGAACTCCCAGGAGTTTGACAAAAAGTCCTGTTAAAAATACAAGCTCTCAGATTTCATTTTTGGTCTGGTGCAGCAGTGTCACCCCTGAGGTGCCCGCGGCATTGTCGTTGGGTGCAGCCGCTCCATTGGAGTTCGTATTGTAGCTGCCCTCACATTTACAACAGCAGAGGGTGTGGGCGCAGGCCTCCAGGACCTGCTGGATTCCCCGCTGTGCGCTTTCGCTCACAAAGCAGTAGAGCATCGGATCGGCCACACAGTTCAAGCTGGTGAGCAGCAGCGAGAAGTGGTAGTAGTTGAAGATCTTCACAATAAAGTTGCAGTCCTTCTCAAAGATTGTCCGCACAAGCAGGAAAATGTGGTATGGtgagaaacacaccagaaagatGATGATGGTGCTGGTCACTAGGTTTTTGATGCGGGTCTTCTGGGCCGTCTGTGTCCCAGCACTCTTGCCCACCGCCCGCAGCACCCGGAAATAGGACAAGGACAAGATTGCTAAGGGGAACAAGAAGCCTACAGAGAAGCGGTAAAAGTTGACTGGCTTTTCCCATGACTGCATTGGGTAGTGCTCAAAGCACACTGAATGATTGGATGGGTCTCTGCTCAGTTCCTTGTGGGCAAAGAATACCACGCCCATGCCTATCTCCTTGAGCCACACTATGGTGCTAGCCAGTACTGCTGCTTTCATAGTGCGGAGGGAGGAAAAGCGCAGTGGGTAGACCACGGCCAGGTAGCGGTCAATGGAGATGCAGCAGAGAAAGCCAATACTGACATAGATGTTTTCGTAGAGCAGAAAGCCACAAAGCTGACACACCCACTCGCCATACTGCCAGTCGTCACCCTAGAACAACAAATATGTTAGTAAGAGATGTATTAAGGAGGCAACTCATACATattctgcaggtcagtgcagtgttctttagctacCATAAGGGATGGCAAAAGCATACCTGAAAAAAATACTGCAGCCAAAGGGGCAAGGAGGCCAGGTACAAAAGGTCCGACACGGTCAGGTTGATGAGGTAGACCCCAAGCTCGTTCCGGGCTCTTAGTTGCAGCCAGGCGTGGTAGAGCGAGTATGCGTTAGCTGGAAGACCCACCAGCAGGACCAGGATGTAGGTGCTGAAGAACAGGTACTGGTGGATCTGGTGTTGGATGGTGCAGTTGATTATCTCTTCAGACATGTTGGTCTTCACAGACTGCTGGTTGTGGACCATGCCCACAGACAGAGAGGCTCTGAGTGCAGCTTCAGGCACTCAACTTTGTTTTTGTGGTTTGTCAGATATCACTCCATGAGATCTACAAGAGGCAAAGCAAAACACTTTCACATTCGTTTCTTATCAGTTGCAGTACCCAAAATATCTTCACACTAATTTTGAAAAATACGCTGTAGTATTTAGTATTACACTGCACCATGATGTATATAATCTAGAGTGGTATTTTACAGTCTCGGTAGACAAAAGCCTAGTGGAATGTTTAGGAAAGCAGAGATTTAGATCCATTTTACACCTATTCACCTTTGTGACTAATATTTGGATTATATCTTGATATTTATCTTTATTGTCTTCATATACATGTAAAAGGATACAAGCTGGCCTTAGAACTTTTATTAGTAAGCCCACAACAGCGTATTAACAACAATGGCTAATGGCTTACTGGCAATACCAATTGTCTTTCCAAGCtgaattaatcatgtttttttttatatatataacagatTGATGTCTTTGTGCTTGTTAAAgtagtaggttctgtggtttgacaTGATAAGTAGTTTATGGCTAAAGTTAATTCGAATCCTTAGTCATTACCCTCACAATACTGGAAATGCAGCTGTTGGCCcatttgctagctaggctaaaaGACTGCTGGTGTCAAAGGagatggctaacagctaactcACTGTTTTTAAAAACAGAATGATAGTATTGTTCTGACTAGATAGCATAAGTTCTGCTGGTTTATATGATATTTATTATATCTGATGCTCAAGACACATTGAGTGATCAGGTGTATACAGAGATTTAAATGTATAGGCTCTTTGTTATTTCTCCTCTGGAAAAGCAAGAGCCACCATATGATGGCAGATCAAACAATATAAGCTCATTGGTGAGTTTGAGCCTCAGCCAGACCACAATCATTTTTGGCCAGGAGTCTTAAGATGCTTGCCCACTGCACACGGTAGCTGCACCACTGTATGCTGACCCCGTTGGATACAGTTTTTTCTCATACTTTTACCTTGCGGCAAGTGATAAAGCGGCAGAAAACAATAAACACAGGTGAGATACTGATATTAACAATTAGTAAAcaccctcagctgtacatcacttccctacactcatacaGAGATAACAGGAGAAAGACCAGAGTCAGAGCTTTATTCTGACGTtgagagacagatacaggtctacagaggctgtagagactcaaaactaaaAACTCTGGTCGCAGAGGTGACAAGTTTTTGAAAACCCTGTCTATTATTAACAGGCAACACTTGACACAACCAAAACTGACCACCGCCCAACAGAGTGGAGCGGTGAGCAGAGCGGAAAGCAACACAGCATACTGTGTGCAATGTGTAAGCACCTTTAGACAACATAACATGGCTAGTGTCGGTGTGGGTTGGATGACCTTCTAACAGGTGAAACCTGGGCATAAATTAAATGGGGAgacaaaaattataaaaaatacaggtCATTAACACCATACCAAGACTGGCATTTCTTAATGATTAGGTGCAATAGACAAATAAGCCATAAAATCATTGACAGGAGAAGTGGAAAACATTGATTATCCTGGTCTACTATGGGGATGGGGTATATTTGACAGTAAGTGAACATGAACAGTAAGGTGACcgtgtttaaaaaagaaaaaaaggccaATCATAATTATCTGAGACACTTTTAAAAAAGGGCTAAACTGTGGTGGCTAGATCTATTGTTGTGATACAAGAAGGACCCGCTAATTATGAGGCAGGTGGCAGTCAGTGGATGCCTGCCACTGATACTCTAGTCTAACAACATATAAACTGTTATAGCTGTGGAGAAACTATTGTTACAGAGACCTAAAGTGGACACTTATCAACCCTATTGATGTTGAAGTTGTTCAGCATCCCTCAAAAGTTGTTCTGCATTGCAACCTCCTAACTAGCTGTGGACAAACATAGATGTTATCCTGAATATCTATGTGCTTAAGTGTAAAAGAGAGGTGTGAAATATTGAGCTACTTATAACCAGAGAGGTTTCCTGCATGTGCAAACAAACCTGATCAATACAACTGTTATCATTTTGGAAAGTGAGAAGAAGACTTCAGCATACAGTAATAATAGTTTCCATATTAGTTGTCTCCTGTAACCAAGGGTTTCGAAGGTAATTCAGCTTTTTTTGGAGCGACTGTCCCTACTGTCCAAGGAAGGCTTTCTGCATTTCTGTATAGATtttattgcattcagcaacaattcTGGATGATTACCTTTCTCCAACACATCCCAATTACTATAATCCAAGagaacacagctccacagctcaattctaaAGGGCTTACTACCCCTCTAGCACATGCCTGTCATTTAGCATGGTGCTAATAGTTTCATGTTTATATTCTCCAGAGTGTAGTACTCTCTTCTAATGGCAGTGCCTCTATACAGGGACTATACAAACTGTGTATgtgttaggggtgtcacgatctcgatattttatcgaaatcgaatcgaaatgaggtcacgatctcgagtatcgaagtcaaaaagaggatcgacgatccctcccgcgcgcgctacgcaaatagcgcagcgcgctacgcaaatggcgcggcaccaacacagcgcatcctattcatttaaatagagatagccactgcatgagcgcagtcggcgggagtgttatcactgtttttatctgtccaacgggggagggggggcgggggttgggcgcgcaggttttgtatctgtatctaacggaggggtgggtgcgcgcaggtgagagcgtgtgaactcgctgaaatgcgtgtgtcagtgtgacttgagaacactgactatagatcacagtgaggtggattaaaaatcttaaacttataattgactacacctgttgctttccattgaattaaaaaaacatctttctctcagataaagtaaacacaagcgtgtttctgactaaaataaaagcttttcaggagagatataagttatgtgtaaatatttataagacaatacccacatcacttatctaaccagcctgtactgatttctgccccccaataatgctttcaataacctctaatagcctttaatagtcttcagtagcctttaaaagacttacctggcggccgtggtgtgtccactaaactacgtagttataaacatcctgaggttagcagcgcgctaactgacctgtttataatgtaatccgagcagtgactccgtgtcggctgttctaacctgctgctgttagctgcttgggctgaaagatgaactgtagtgagctgtattatccggttagtggggttaaaacctttatttgtttacagaaacagtaaaaacggactggctgagctctgtagcccgtggctgggcttgtgctgctgctgcagctccgactagtggttggatgaagaactgcagcttcatgtaatgagcagtttcaccagccatccacacacagctctgataaactgcttgttttaatagtgcacactgttgctaccaaaaaaagtcactagatggcattaccatatatatcttaataaataataataataatatttataatatttataataataataataataataataaatatattatttaaattttatgaggcataaaataataacaagaaaaaaaaacaagaaaatcgagaatcgaatcgaatcgtgaccctcaaatcgaaaatgaaatcgaatcgaggatttagagaatcgtgacacccctagtatgtgTGTACACAAATGTTTGGATAATGTGCCCATGACAACCACAGTCATAGGAGTgagcaatatattaatattatattgaaTATTGTAACGAAATATTCATTGAATCAGCGTTTTAACAGTGCACTAAATACTTAAATGCCAAAAAagtaatgaaatataaatatttacattgATCATTATGTGATTCCTTCAGGGTACTGCTTTTAAATCCACACCTGTACAAGTTCTAAGGTGctgtcttgtgagtgagattgaacactgacttgtttaaagaattattggaGTTTGAGCGAGGGCTGAGGCTTGATAGTTTGTGCCAGATGAATGAGGCATCCAATTTGCAAAGTTGTTCAGGCATTTAACATTATTCAATCCATGTAGTGTCTTGTCTATACTAGGTGTaggacaaaatatcaatactgTTATATATTACAATGCTTTTATTTGcgatacattatatatttattattttttgctttaatgtatttttgttacACAGTTTGAAAAGATTTGAATGTAGCATAATTGTATTCTATCTAGACAGTAGAACTGTTGTAAtttatgacagtttatggttATTTAACGTTACTGACCACGCTTGAAAGAGCTGCGGTGAGTCTGTGTGTTTTTAAGAGACaaaccattggcgtaggaaccgggggggatgtcccacccaatattagaaaaaggtggatttgtcccccctcccaaaaataaaatggtttcgctcagatcagctgtactattgaTGAGGAagtaaatggaaaatctcttaattGCTGAACCGGCTTCCTGATTGGCGTTCGtgattaagttccgcctctcaatagaaacagccaatcagcttgctggttttgcggcgtgcGCAGGAGAGTGTGGGGGAGAGTGGTGGGGAGGGAAGCCCCTCCCCTgctgtgagattaagcagcgcGATCGGGATGCAGCAGATGATTTTAAACTAGGTAtgaatatacagcgatttttctaacagaaaggtaacggtaggctaaccatgtaaaccgtgtaaactgctatgtttctgatagctggttaaaaatgcaattaactaatcaaaacataccaactctgcgcttaataaaatacagcctgtgacagtcagttagcttaactttggaattagcttagtttaagcaaaacaaaactatataatgttcagcttaccctg is a genomic window of Astyanax mexicanus isolate ESR-SI-001 chromosome 14, AstMex3_surface, whole genome shotgun sequence containing:
- the LOC103041579 gene encoding ovarian cancer G-protein coupled receptor 1: MVHNQQSVKTNMSEEIINCTIQHQIHQYLFFSTYILVLLVGLPANAYSLYHAWLQLRARNELGVYLINLTVSDLLYLASLPLWLQYFFQGDDWQYGEWVCQLCGFLLYENIYVSIGFLCCISIDRYLAVVYPLRFSSLRTMKAAVLASTIVWLKEIGMGVVFFAHKELSRDPSNHSVCFEHYPMQSWEKPVNFYRFSVGFLFPLAILSLSYFRVLRAVGKSAGTQTAQKTRIKNLVTSTIIIFLVCFSPYHIFLLVRTIFEKDCNFIVKIFNYYHFSLLLTSLNCVADPMLYCFVSESAQRGIQQVLEACAHTLCCCKCEGSYNTNSNGAAAPNDNAAGTSGVTLLHQTKNEI